The genomic DNA AGCAGCCTCCGGGCCGGCGGCAGCAAGCGCCGGCCTGGCGGGGACAGACCGCCTGGCCGGCGCCAGCCTGGGCAGGTCCCGCTCGGCAGCGTCCCTCACCCTGTTCAGCAGGCGCTCCACGGCGGCGCTCAAGGCCATCTGCACCGCCTGGTCACTGAGCATGGGGATTCCCGCCTCCACCTCCACCCGTGCGGTCAGGCGGGCTCCCGACCCCTCTGGCTCGACGACGTACTCCCCGCGCAGGGCCTTGAACGTCCCCCGGAGCTGGCGGAACTCCACCCGCCCCGGCGGACGCAGGCTCAGCCGCTGCACCGACTCCACCGGCAGCCCGCCGAAGTAGCCGCGGAACTCCGCCACCACCTGGCCGCCACTGCGCTCCAGGACATCCGCCACCAGCCAGATGTCGGCGAA from Armatimonadota bacterium includes the following:
- a CDS encoding SRPBCC family protein is translated as MTRPIRVERQRSIRAPQQRVYQLLTRVEGLPRFADIWLVADVLERSGGQVVAEFRGYFGGLPVESVQRLSLRPPGRVEFRQLRGTFKALRGEYVVEPEGSGARLTARVEVEAGIPMLSDQAVQMALSAAVERLLNRVRDAAERDLPRLAPARRSVPARPALAAAGPEAAAAPEEAAAGEASAEQGGTAEAVLTGPAPPPSSSPPPGEIAAVEARRRPGRRRRRRHRRRPLESPPASSQGESGAPPMPGG